The following coding sequences lie in one Mesorhizobium sp. DCY119 genomic window:
- the mazG gene encoding nucleoside triphosphate pyrophosphohydrolase: MQPSKDISRLIEIMAALRAPVTGCPWDIEQNFETIAPYTIEEAYEVADAIARADLDDLRQELGDLLLQVVYHAQMANEAGEFSFGDVVEAITTKMIRRHPHVFGDDKARSAGMAKGMWEKIKAEEKAEKRNARLARGLDAEDHGSGFLDGIPVAFPALTRALKLQEKAARVGFDWGEAGPILDKIEEEIGELREAMDKADEASIKDEFGDVLFALVNFGRHLKIDSEAALSGTNEKFRSRFHYVETALNASGRSLEAASLEEMEELWQQAKKTK, translated from the coding sequence ATGCAGCCATCCAAAGACATTTCGCGCCTCATCGAAATCATGGCAGCGCTTCGCGCGCCGGTAACGGGGTGTCCGTGGGACATCGAGCAGAATTTCGAGACGATCGCCCCATACACGATCGAGGAAGCCTATGAGGTTGCCGACGCGATCGCGCGGGCCGATCTCGACGATCTGCGCCAGGAACTCGGCGACCTGCTGCTGCAGGTTGTTTACCACGCGCAGATGGCCAATGAAGCCGGCGAATTCTCCTTCGGCGACGTCGTGGAGGCCATCACCACCAAGATGATACGGCGCCACCCGCATGTCTTCGGCGACGACAAGGCGCGCAGTGCCGGCATGGCCAAGGGCATGTGGGAGAAGATCAAGGCCGAAGAGAAGGCCGAGAAGCGCAATGCGCGGCTCGCCCGCGGGCTTGACGCGGAAGACCATGGCAGCGGCTTTCTCGACGGCATTCCCGTCGCCTTCCCCGCGCTCACCCGCGCACTGAAGCTTCAGGAAAAGGCTGCGCGCGTCGGCTTCGACTGGGGTGAAGCCGGGCCGATCCTCGACAAGATCGAGGAGGAAATCGGCGAGCTACGCGAGGCGATGGATAAGGCCGACGAAGCTTCGATCAAGGATGAATTCGGCGACGTGCTATTCGCGCTGGTCAATTTCGGCCGCCACCTGAAGATCGATTCAGAGGCTGCGCTCAGCGGAACCAATGAAAAATTCCGCAGCCGCTTCCATTACGTCGAGACTGCCCTGAACGCATCGGGACGAAGCCTTGAGGCAGCCAGTCTGGAGGAAATGGAAGAGCTCTGGCAACAGGCGAAGAAAACGAAGTAA